CACGACGTGCACCGCGCCACCGCCGCGCGCTGGTTGGTCTCCGCCCGGGAGACCTTAGCCAAAGACACGCAACGGATCCTCCGGGCCCGCCTTCACGTGACGCAGTCGGAGATCGAGAGTCTGCACCGCCTGGTCCGCAGTGACCTCGACGTGAGCCTCTGCCGCATCCTCTCTGAAGACGACGAGTGAGGCTCATCTAGCCTCGCTTGCGCAGGTGATTCTGCGGTCGAGATGGTCTCGCTAGCCAAAGCCGCCGAAGTCGAGGAAGTAATCCCCCATGCATCCCGAGAAGCGCTCCTCTCGGTCGGCGCAGCTCGAGTAGTCGAATTCGTCTTCACTCGGACACTCGAATTCGTTCTCCCAGCAATCGTAGACGTCGTCGATCTCGTCGCCGCAATCCCGCGCTTCGGCGTCTTCGACGGCGCGCTCGAGCATGGCCACGCATTCGCTCTGATCGCTTTCGTCGCCCCCGCCCGAACACGCAAAGGCGTCCTCGCACATCGCTTCCGGTCCTCCCGAGCAGCCCGCCGCCGAGAGAAACCACGCAACGGTGGCCAGCGACGCCAGCCGTCGACGGCGCGCCCTCAGATCTAATTTTCCCTTCATTCTCGCCTCCTCTGGCCCGAGATGGACCCGTTGGACGTCACTCCCAGCGAGATGCGAGGCAACCTAGCGCAAAGCTCGACGCCGCGGTAGCTGCGCCTCATGCTCATTGGCCGGTGGCCACTCGGCGGACTCGTTCCCGTGAGCACAGCCGAGGGAAGCGGATCCCATACCGAAGCGCGCACAGGCGCCCGGCTGGGGTGCACGTGCAACGCCAGGACGGGCTTGGCGTTCCTCGACATGACGCTGAAGGCGATGCTTCCTGGGCGCCCGGGCGGAAAGCCAATTGGCTCGGCTCAAGTTCTCCCGTTGCGCGCCGTTTCCTCTGACGAGCGGTATTGGGCCATCCAGGGCCTTCGGCCGCGCCTGCCCCCTCCCGAACACCCCCGCGACGCGGACAAGTGTCGTCGCCTCGGAGAGCCCATGAACGAAACGAAGAAGAAAATTGTCGCTACGATTTCGGCCTTGACTGCCATGCACCTGACGGCCTGCAACATGCCGGTCGACGACGACGGGGGTGACCCCTTCCGCGACGCCCAGGAGCTGTCCACTGCGGAGTCGTGTATC
This genomic window from Planctomycetota bacterium contains:
- a CDS encoding transcriptional regulator; its protein translation is HDVHRATAARWLVSARETLAKDTQRILRARLHVTQSEIESLHRLVRSDLDVSLCRILSEDDE